The Deltaproteobacteria bacterium genome window below encodes:
- a CDS encoding AraC family transcriptional regulator: protein MVDLPNLANLDYLDRVNRAIDHVLAHLAEPLLLDDVAKIACFSPYHFHRIFRASVGETLAAFVKRVRLERAVTELSHRPDATLTEIALACGFNSSSDFSRSFRAHYGVPPRMFDVERFRAARREHVQQQLLPAEQTHRLQRLPRGENPDGFVVCVRELPARRLAYVRVHAPYAGGGGGVLAAIERLRAWAEPRGLADGQWFGYQWDDPEIVPLERCRYDVGLELPADTAVDREVGTLELPALRVAELAIAGSIELEMRALDWLYATWLRTSGFAPAHQPCFEAWDGPPFRHGMTHFELRLQLPVVPLDAPL from the coding sequence GTGGTCGACTTGCCAAATCTTGCGAACCTCGACTACCTCGATCGGGTCAATCGCGCGATCGATCACGTCTTGGCCCACCTCGCCGAGCCGCTTCTGCTCGACGACGTCGCGAAGATCGCATGCTTCTCGCCGTATCACTTCCACCGCATCTTCCGTGCGAGCGTCGGTGAGACGCTGGCGGCGTTCGTCAAGCGCGTGCGCCTGGAGCGGGCGGTCACCGAGCTGTCGCACCGGCCCGACGCCACGCTCACCGAGATTGCGCTCGCCTGCGGCTTCAACTCGAGCTCCGACTTCTCCCGCAGCTTTCGCGCGCACTACGGGGTCCCACCGCGGATGTTCGACGTCGAGCGGTTCCGGGCCGCACGACGCGAGCACGTGCAGCAGCAGCTGTTGCCCGCCGAGCAGACGCATCGCCTGCAGCGGTTGCCACGCGGCGAGAACCCCGATGGCTTCGTCGTGTGCGTGCGCGAGCTGCCGGCTCGACGCCTCGCGTACGTGCGCGTGCACGCGCCCTACGCCGGCGGTGGCGGTGGTGTGCTCGCGGCGATCGAGCGCCTGCGCGCGTGGGCCGAGCCGCGCGGCCTCGCCGACGGGCAGTGGTTCGGCTACCAGTGGGACGACCCGGAGATCGTGCCGCTCGAGCGCTGCCGCTACGACGTGGGCCTCGAGCTACCCGCGGACACGGCGGTCGATCGCGAGGTGGGCACGCTCGAGCTGCCGGCGCTGCGTGTCGCCGAGCTCGCGATTGCCGGGTCGATCGAACTCGAGATGCGCGCGCTCGATTGGCTGTACGCCACCTGGCTCCGCACGAGCGGCTTCGCGCCCGCCCACCAACCCTGCTTCGAGGCCTGGGACGGCCCGCCGTTTCGCCACGGCATGACCCACTTCGAGCTGCGCCTGCAGCTGCCGGTGGTCCCGCTCGACGCCCCGCTGTGA
- a CDS encoding VOC family protein, with translation MTTPATSLGAFSISLAVKDLAASRDFYRKLGFEPVGGNPSQNWLVLRNGSATIGLFCGMFERNLLTFNPGWDAQCAALDQFTDVRELQRRLEASGVTPVKRADDGGSGPDSFVVVDPDGNPVLVDQHV, from the coding sequence ATGACGACACCGGCAACCTCCCTGGGTGCATTCTCCATCAGCCTCGCGGTCAAGGATTTGGCCGCGTCCCGCGACTTCTACCGCAAGCTCGGCTTCGAGCCCGTCGGCGGCAACCCCAGCCAGAACTGGCTCGTCCTGCGCAACGGCAGCGCGACCATCGGGCTCTTCTGCGGCATGTTCGAGCGCAACCTGCTGACCTTCAACCCCGGCTGGGATGCGCAGTGTGCCGCGCTCGACCAGTTCACCGACGTCCGTGAACTGCAGCGACGGCTCGAGGCGAGCGGCGTGACGCCGGTGAAGCGTGCCGACGACGGCGGCTCGGGGCCGGACAGCTTTGTCGTGGTCGACCCCGACGGCAACCCTGTGCTGGTCGATCAGCACGTCTGA
- a CDS encoding enoyl-CoA hydratase/isomerase family protein gives MAGDLLLRNTRDGVTTLTMNNPRRLNGWTVDMLAAVLSALRELAGDDDTKAVILTGTGDYYCAGVNLAGALQLAHPAKLHASIIERNQALFDTFLDFPKPILVAVNGPAIGASVTAATLCNGIVASERATFSTPFAALGVTPEGCSSVVFPRLLGASAARMLGPEGWKPTGAQAVEIGLAMRCVPHAQLQEEAHRIARGWIEQGVGRRYPVGMSRDQLHAINAEESRVLATAFLRPKFLMAQYDFLWRKKKRPLALAFLALAKTQPAWRLLLSPEQR, from the coding sequence GTGGCCGGTGATCTCCTGCTCCGCAACACCCGTGACGGCGTCACGACGCTCACGATGAACAACCCGCGGCGGCTGAACGGCTGGACCGTCGACATGCTCGCCGCGGTGTTGTCGGCGCTGCGCGAGCTCGCCGGCGACGACGACACCAAGGCGGTGATCCTCACCGGTACCGGCGACTACTACTGCGCCGGGGTCAACCTCGCGGGCGCGCTCCAGCTGGCCCACCCCGCCAAGCTGCACGCGTCGATCATCGAGCGCAACCAAGCGTTGTTCGACACCTTCCTCGACTTCCCCAAGCCGATCCTCGTGGCGGTGAACGGGCCGGCGATCGGCGCGAGCGTGACCGCGGCGACCCTGTGCAACGGCATCGTCGCCTCCGAGCGCGCGACGTTCTCGACCCCGTTCGCCGCGCTCGGCGTGACCCCGGAGGGCTGCTCGAGCGTGGTGTTCCCGCGGCTGCTCGGTGCATCTGCCGCGCGCATGCTCGGGCCCGAGGGTTGGAAGCCCACCGGCGCGCAGGCGGTGGAGATCGGGCTCGCGATGCGCTGCGTCCCCCACGCGCAGCTGCAGGAGGAGGCCCACCGCATCGCGCGGGGGTGGATCGAGCAGGGCGTCGGTCGTCGCTACCCGGTCGGCATGTCGCGCGACCAGCTGCACGCGATCAATGCCGAGGAGTCGCGCGTGCTCGCGACCGCGTTCCTGCGTCCGAAGTTCCTCATGGCGCAGTACGACTTCCTGTGGCGCAAGAAGAAGCGCCCGCTCGCCCTGGCATTCTTGGCGTTGGCGAAGACGCAGCCGGCGTGGCGCTTGTTGCTGTCGCCCGAGCAGCGCTAG
- a CDS encoding outer membrane protein transport protein, producing MRRALAALAVLATALPASTARASGFDAPLVGSGQSGPVSDDAAATWWNPGRLGMLKQTELQLGAGVVLGSIGYQRDLRGPYQFSDNLGFKTPIDPADIDPNKAGSQEKVRANPVGPAFDLYAAIPAIPNRLVIGLGVGIPYVALLSFPKGGPQRFAGESILLAAPHATAALGVRLHRVISLGAGVSYVLGTLSLSKVQDFGAVDLFGDALAKPPIGQANDFGVDAPSEVRELDALARPIEIKQAIAHGISFHAGVALQPTDKLAISLVYHHGANLTFHGKFRLDMNDDLFTQDLAAQGLQYKPVVAGKATVKLRMPKRVTLGAGYQITKRFGLDGFVSYVFYQDFDRIRIRLSSPDLAQPALGLGPNNDQNLVRNWKGTVNTEVNARIEATKKLRVSVTAGYNSPASPDATLDVFSPDGHRLIVGAGIRHRFTDRVALLADAKAQFIVPRTNTNSDYDLGNGKYTMFIGVLMLHGQFYFGLPKGRRHRAVATPANAPAAAPPGAGTNATATADPDAAGDAARDDDDAAPPVGSPADAGHGDVVPPPPPPPPSPKHAA from the coding sequence ATGCGACGTGCGCTCGCTGCCCTCGCCGTCCTCGCGACCGCGCTGCCCGCCAGCACGGCGCGCGCATCCGGCTTCGATGCGCCGCTGGTCGGCAGCGGACAGTCGGGCCCGGTGAGCGACGATGCGGCAGCGACCTGGTGGAACCCCGGGCGGCTCGGCATGTTGAAGCAGACCGAGCTGCAGCTCGGCGCCGGCGTGGTGCTGGGATCGATCGGCTACCAACGCGACCTGCGGGGTCCCTACCAGTTCTCCGACAACCTCGGTTTCAAGACGCCGATCGATCCCGCCGACATCGATCCGAACAAGGCCGGCAGCCAGGAGAAGGTTCGCGCGAATCCGGTCGGGCCCGCGTTCGATCTCTACGCGGCGATCCCCGCGATCCCGAATCGCCTGGTGATCGGGCTCGGCGTCGGCATCCCCTATGTCGCGCTGCTGAGCTTCCCCAAGGGTGGCCCGCAGCGCTTCGCAGGCGAGTCGATCTTGCTGGCGGCACCGCATGCCACCGCCGCGCTCGGGGTGCGACTGCATCGCGTCATCTCGCTGGGTGCCGGCGTCTCGTACGTGCTCGGTACGCTGTCGCTGTCGAAGGTCCAGGACTTCGGCGCGGTCGATCTCTTCGGCGACGCGCTGGCCAAGCCACCGATCGGGCAGGCCAACGACTTCGGCGTCGACGCCCCCTCCGAGGTGCGCGAGCTCGACGCGCTCGCACGGCCGATCGAGATCAAGCAGGCGATCGCCCACGGCATCTCGTTCCACGCCGGCGTGGCGCTGCAGCCCACCGACAAGCTCGCGATCTCGCTGGTCTACCACCACGGCGCCAACCTGACCTTCCACGGCAAGTTCCGCCTCGACATGAACGACGACCTCTTCACGCAGGACCTCGCCGCGCAAGGCCTGCAGTACAAGCCGGTGGTCGCCGGCAAGGCCACCGTCAAGCTGCGCATGCCCAAGCGCGTGACACTGGGCGCGGGCTACCAGATCACCAAGCGCTTCGGCCTCGACGGCTTCGTGTCGTACGTCTTCTACCAGGACTTCGATCGCATCCGCATTCGCCTGAGCTCGCCCGACCTCGCGCAGCCGGCCCTGGGCCTCGGGCCCAACAACGACCAGAACCTGGTCCGCAACTGGAAGGGCACCGTCAACACCGAGGTCAACGCGCGCATCGAGGCGACCAAGAAGCTGCGCGTGTCGGTGACCGCCGGCTACAACTCGCCGGCCTCACCCGACGCGACCCTCGACGTGTTCTCGCCCGATGGCCATCGCCTCATCGTCGGCGCCGGCATCCGCCACCGCTTCACCGATCGAGTCGCGCTGTTGGCCGACGCCAAGGCCCAGTTCATCGTGCCGCGCACGAACACCAACAGCGACTACGACCTCGGCAACGGCAAGTACACGATGTTCATCGGCGTGCTGATGCTGCACGGACAGTTCTACTTCGGCCTGCCCAAGGGTCGACGTCACCGCGCCGTGGCGACGCCCGCGAACGCGCCCGCGGCCGCGCCCCCAGGCGCGGGAACGAACGCGACCGCCACGGCCGATCCCGACGCCGCCGGCGACGCCGCGCGCGACGACGACGACGCGGCGCCGCCGGTGGGTTCGCCCGCAGATGCCGGCCACGGCGATGTCGTGCCGCCGCCACCCCCACCGCCACCCTCGCCGAAGCACGCGGCGTGA
- a CDS encoding acetyltransferase: MSRATRSRMPLCLALLPAFAAACHEDGVGVPGDPTEIAVGETREVDLRYLRLDVKGFAKTNSLEQLRAMPRRVLQDVWLLDLDARPLLVNALERLRDMPEEEVDALPVAAQNMRKLVLMTPDNAELEGTNLEELIALSSAVGIPRAKCLADLLAIGVTDPVIPVEVVADVMLSNVVATHPNAQTRRGPVDAEHPDGEYPVAPGHIPLTLADVITNFEDMATRFGPVDGHPGFVLEAAGVTVVEDEFAMTSKVNANALPYKGLDLANGDVASVNSIGGQIETVHDFSDPDWMTLSGLVPVPKVSRLGFGLVENDAFVPGGDTREPLPTGNSSGWSLPPWEFERLILDMAKTAVADTPAHCKDYQLGTGVTAFSGCIDDTAWVELETFNGAGSPPAPAYIWDIELELAQVRLHDGGLAEGEADVAMTMTDVEVGVPPEQMIEQVKQNVQANPEALREFASLLTDSTVGNADFYYVRGRESLPAAQQGDWLFFIDEGDIAIADDGDPVRPYAYAHPGFYADQALTTKRSDVVEVDGDTLHEKVRVEPGDVLFVEDDDGHVTRIEVLEKPSRGHVALAFTRVE, translated from the coding sequence ATGTCCCGCGCGACGCGTTCCCGCATGCCGCTTTGCCTTGCGCTCCTGCCTGCGTTCGCGGCCGCATGCCACGAAGACGGCGTCGGCGTGCCCGGCGATCCCACCGAGATCGCGGTGGGCGAGACCCGCGAGGTCGACCTGCGCTACCTCCGACTCGACGTGAAGGGCTTCGCGAAGACCAACAGCCTCGAGCAGCTGCGCGCGATGCCGCGGCGGGTGCTGCAGGACGTATGGCTGCTCGATCTCGACGCCAGGCCGCTGTTGGTCAACGCGCTCGAGCGCCTGCGCGACATGCCCGAGGAGGAGGTCGACGCGCTGCCAGTCGCGGCCCAGAACATGCGCAAGCTGGTGCTGATGACGCCCGACAACGCCGAGCTCGAGGGCACCAACCTCGAGGAGCTCATCGCGTTGTCGTCGGCGGTCGGCATCCCGCGCGCCAAGTGCCTGGCCGACCTGCTCGCGATCGGCGTGACCGATCCGGTGATCCCGGTCGAGGTCGTCGCCGACGTGATGCTCTCCAACGTGGTCGCGACCCACCCCAACGCGCAAACCCGGCGTGGCCCCGTCGACGCCGAGCACCCCGACGGCGAGTACCCGGTCGCGCCCGGCCACATCCCGCTCACGCTGGCCGACGTCATCACCAACTTCGAGGACATGGCCACGCGCTTCGGCCCGGTCGATGGCCACCCCGGCTTCGTGCTCGAGGCCGCCGGCGTGACCGTGGTCGAGGACGAGTTCGCGATGACCTCGAAGGTCAATGCCAACGCGCTACCCTACAAGGGCCTCGATCTCGCGAACGGCGACGTCGCCAGCGTCAACAGCATCGGCGGTCAGATCGAGACCGTGCACGACTTCAGCGATCCAGACTGGATGACGCTGAGCGGCCTGGTGCCGGTGCCCAAGGTGTCGCGGCTGGGCTTCGGCCTGGTCGAGAACGACGCGTTCGTCCCGGGCGGCGACACCCGCGAGCCGCTACCGACCGGCAACTCGAGCGGCTGGTCGCTGCCGCCGTGGGAGTTCGAGCGTCTGATCCTCGACATGGCGAAGACCGCGGTCGCCGACACCCCAGCCCACTGCAAGGACTACCAGCTCGGCACCGGTGTGACGGCCTTCAGCGGCTGCATCGACGACACCGCGTGGGTCGAGCTCGAGACCTTCAACGGCGCCGGCTCACCGCCCGCGCCGGCGTACATCTGGGACATCGAGCTCGAGCTGGCGCAGGTGCGACTGCACGACGGCGGCCTCGCCGAGGGTGAGGCCGACGTGGCGATGACGATGACCGACGTCGAGGTCGGCGTGCCGCCCGAGCAGATGATCGAGCAGGTGAAGCAGAACGTGCAGGCCAACCCCGAGGCGCTGCGGGAGTTCGCATCGTTGCTGACCGACAGCACCGTCGGCAACGCCGACTTCTACTACGTACGCGGGCGCGAGAGCCTGCCGGCAGCGCAGCAGGGCGACTGGCTGTTCTTCATCGACGAAGGCGACATCGCGATCGCCGACGACGGCGACCCCGTGCGCCCGTACGCCTACGCACACCCCGGCTTCTACGCCGACCAAGCGCTCACGACCAAGCGCTCGGACGTGGTCGAGGTCGACGGCGATACCCTGCACGAGAAGGTGCGCGTCGAGCCCGGCGACGTGCTGTTCGTGGAGGACGACGACGGCCACGTCACCCGCATCGAGGTGCTCGAGAAGCCCTCGCGCGGACACGTCGCGCTGGCCTTCACCCGCGTCGAGTGA
- the sixA gene encoding phosphohistidine phosphatase SixA — protein sequence MWVHLFRHGIAIDPTDPSCPTDPERFLTDKGQVRTRLAARGLRAIGIAPEAIIASPYVRAQQTAQIARDELGGEAIALVTADVLTPMAEPAAVVELLRARSEQNLMCVGHAPNLDRVLAYLTGADDPISALKKAGCASLEIRHGRPGPGTATLVGLYPTNVLRRLGGDDVE from the coding sequence GTGTGGGTGCATCTGTTTCGCCACGGCATCGCGATTGACCCGACCGACCCGTCGTGTCCGACCGACCCCGAACGCTTCCTGACCGACAAGGGCCAGGTGCGCACGCGGCTCGCGGCCCGAGGTCTGCGCGCGATCGGGATCGCGCCCGAGGCGATCATCGCGAGCCCCTACGTGCGCGCGCAGCAGACCGCCCAGATCGCCCGCGACGAGCTCGGCGGTGAGGCGATCGCCCTGGTCACCGCCGACGTGCTGACGCCGATGGCCGAGCCCGCCGCCGTGGTCGAGCTGCTGCGCGCACGCAGCGAGCAGAACCTCATGTGCGTCGGACATGCGCCGAACCTCGACCGCGTGCTCGCCTATCTCACCGGCGCCGACGATCCCATCAGCGCGCTCAAGAAGGCCGGCTGCGCGAGCCTCGAGATCCGCCATGGTCGCCCCGGTCCTGGCACCGCGACGCTGGTCGGGCTCTACCCCACCAACGTGCTGCGACGGCTCGGCGGCGACGACGTCGAGTAG